One genomic segment of Paenibacillus sp. FSL H8-0332 includes these proteins:
- the nrdG gene encoding anaerobic ribonucleoside-triphosphate reductase activating protein has product MNICGYYPESINEGEGLRAVLFFSGCRHRCPGCFNPKTWNFNYGEAFTPERRREIIEEIAGNPLLDGLTLAGGDPFFSAEEAADFIHELRAELPGFPIWIYTGYTYEELTASPGSAEWKLLALCQVVIDGRFVEALKDLTLSYRGSSNQRIIDIPASLAGDMVVLWEPELSFQGV; this is encoded by the coding sequence ATGAACATCTGCGGCTATTACCCGGAGTCGATCAATGAAGGGGAAGGCCTGCGGGCCGTCCTCTTCTTCAGCGGCTGCCGCCACCGCTGCCCGGGCTGCTTCAACCCGAAGACCTGGAATTTCAACTACGGGGAGGCCTTCACCCCGGAGCGGCGGCGGGAGATTATAGAAGAGATTGCAGGCAATCCGCTGCTGGACGGCTTAACGCTTGCGGGCGGGGACCCTTTTTTCTCGGCTGAGGAGGCTGCAGATTTCATTCATGAGCTGCGCGCCGAGCTGCCGGGCTTCCCGATCTGGATCTATACCGGCTATACGTACGAGGAGCTTACGGCTTCCCCGGGCTCTGCGGAATGGAAGCTGCTGGCCTTGTGCCAGGTCGTGATCGACGGACGGTTTGTTGAGGCATTGAAGGACCTGACCCTCTCCTACCGGGGGAGCAGCAACCAGCGGATCATCGATATTCCGGCGAGTCTGGCGGGAGATATGGTGGTACTGTGGGAGCCGGAGCTGAGCTTTCAAGGGGTATAA
- the ssuE gene encoding NADPH-dependent FMN reductase has product MAKIVVINGTPSLVSRINAVIEYAESALRERGYEVERINVAELPAEDLIHTKFESEAIVKANGLVAEADAVIVVSPVYKASYTGVLKTFLDLVPQKGLAGKIVLPLFMGGSLAHLLAIDYALKPVLSVLGARYILGGVYAVDSQAVRNDQGVVELAEELKLRLNSVLEELAEETEHKVGRKAGQSAAVE; this is encoded by the coding sequence ATGGCCAAAATAGTCGTAATTAACGGAACACCCTCTCTGGTCTCACGGATCAATGCCGTGATTGAGTATGCAGAGAGCGCCTTGCGGGAGCGCGGGTATGAAGTGGAGCGGATCAATGTGGCAGAGCTTCCGGCGGAGGATCTGATTCACACCAAGTTCGAGAGTGAAGCCATCGTCAAGGCGAACGGGCTCGTGGCGGAAGCCGATGCGGTGATCGTCGTCAGTCCGGTATATAAGGCTTCTTACACGGGAGTGCTGAAGACCTTCCTAGATCTGGTGCCGCAAAAAGGGCTGGCCGGCAAAATCGTGCTGCCGCTCTTCATGGGCGGAAGTCTCGCGCATCTGCTCGCCATTGACTATGCACTGAAGCCGGTATTGTCCGTGCTTGGCGCCCGCTACATTCTTGGCGGCGTCTACGCCGTAGACTCCCAGGCGGTGCGTAACGATCAGGGCGTAGTTGAGCTGGCGGAGGAGCTGAAGCTGCGCCTGAACAGCGTGCTGGAGGAGCTGGCTGAAGAGACGGAGCATAAGGTGGGGCGCAAGGCAGGGCAATCAGCAGCCGTAGAATAA
- the serS gene encoding serine--tRNA ligase, whose product MLDMNWIRENEDIVRKTAEWKRLKFPLEELLEWDDRRRLARRETELRRAERNALTKEVERLLRQGDAEGGERVKEQVRGIGSELALLEAELAEAERRCGELLLEAPNPVSADTPIGPDDSANVELRRHGTLPVFGFRARDHVELGELHDILDLPRGVKAGGPRSYVLKGAGLLLHLAVQRLALDVLMQRGFTVMDVPVIVRPEALERTGFFPGGMDQTYELTGEKRWLAGTSEVSLVSLYSDEILELDQPLRLAGMSACFRREVGSAGRDVRGLYRVHQFSKIEQVVMCKNDPAESEQMLQEILGNAEHILQLLELPYRVVAVCSGDMAMKTHKQYDIETWMPGREAYGETHSASNLLDFQARRSGIRYRDEDGRLQYCHTLNNTAVATPRILIPLLENHQQEDGSIYIPQALQPYMGGVERIEHK is encoded by the coding sequence ATGCTGGATATGAATTGGATCAGGGAGAATGAGGACATTGTACGGAAGACTGCCGAGTGGAAAAGATTGAAGTTCCCCCTGGAGGAACTTCTGGAGTGGGATGACCGGCGGCGGCTGGCCCGCCGGGAGACGGAGCTGCGCCGGGCAGAGCGCAACGCGCTGACGAAGGAAGTGGAGCGTCTGCTGCGCCAGGGCGACGCCGAAGGCGGCGAGCGGGTGAAGGAGCAGGTGCGAGGTATCGGCAGCGAGCTCGCGCTGCTGGAGGCGGAGCTGGCGGAAGCGGAGCGGCGCTGCGGGGAGCTGCTGCTGGAAGCGCCGAATCCCGTGTCGGCGGATACGCCGATCGGGCCGGATGACAGCGCGAATGTGGAGCTGCGGCGGCATGGCACGTTGCCGGTGTTCGGCTTCCGCGCGCGGGACCATGTCGAGCTCGGAGAGCTGCACGACATCCTCGACCTTCCGCGCGGGGTCAAAGCCGGCGGCCCCCGCAGCTATGTGCTGAAGGGAGCCGGTCTGCTGCTGCACCTCGCTGTGCAGCGGCTGGCCCTGGATGTGCTGATGCAGCGCGGCTTCACCGTCATGGATGTGCCCGTGATCGTCCGGCCAGAGGCCTTGGAGCGGACCGGATTCTTCCCCGGCGGCATGGATCAGACCTACGAGCTGACTGGAGAGAAGCGCTGGCTGGCCGGCACCTCGGAGGTGTCGCTGGTCTCACTGTACAGCGATGAGATTCTGGAGCTGGATCAGCCGCTGCGGCTGGCCGGGATGTCGGCCTGCTTCCGCCGCGAGGTTGGCTCGGCGGGCCGCGATGTGCGCGGGCTGTACCGGGTCCACCAGTTCTCGAAGATCGAGCAGGTGGTCATGTGCAAGAACGATCCGGCAGAATCGGAGCAGATGCTCCAGGAGATTCTCGGCAATGCCGAGCATATTCTTCAGCTGCTGGAGCTGCCCTACCGGGTAGTTGCTGTCTGTAGCGGAGACATGGCGATGAAGACCCATAAACAGTATGACATCGAGACCTGGATGCCGGGCAGAGAAGCTTACGGGGAGACCCACTCGGCTTCCAATCTGCTCGACTTCCAGGCCCGCCGCTCGGGCATCCGCTACCGTGATGAAGACGGGCGGCTGCAATACTGCCACACCCTGAACAACACAGCGGTGGCCACTCCACGCATTCTGATTCCGCTGCTGGAGAATCACCAGCAGGAGGACGGATCGATCTATATCCCGCAGGCGCTGCAGCCTTATATGGGCGGGGTGGAGCGGATCGAACACAAGTAA
- a CDS encoding anaerobic ribonucleoside triphosphate reductase, with the protein MTLLEKRYNEGQAAQEDLLEEVIHLGRDIIESRDLDLLRENANLNGESFSGKMSKFGSEYSKWYARNFTMPPQLVQATLDNVVYVHDLDQYAIGTTNCIFIPFERLLREGFNTGNGSVRPPNSIMTAMSLVAIIFQSQQNAQYGGVSANKLDYDLAPYVTKSFSKLFRKGLEYFEENTEGSELGEITMSRSDLAEQYPRAFRFALKETQSETLQAAESMVHNLNTMSSRSGGQIPFTSINYGTCSSPEGQLVISSLLAATMNGLGSGETPVFPIQIFKCKQGVNQQPGDPNYELFLKAAECSARRLYPNFANLDAPLNMQYYDPADPDTEFATMGCRTRVLGDRFGRNHCSGKGNLSFNTLNLVRLGLAHGTVTGRRLAADEKGFFDDLNHYMDIALDGLLHRFRIQASQKAKASDFMMREGVWEGGEQLAPDDSVGELLKHGSLSLGFIGMAECMKAMYGKHHGEDMEIHAKAVAIVRHMREYCDRKSEELNLNITLFATPAEGLSGKFTKIDRKVLGSIPGVTDREYYTNSFHIPVYYELSAAKKISLEAPFHEHCNAGAISYVELNGNARSNPSAFVKIIKYALEQDISYFSINHPIDRCSACGYEGVIGANCPTCNAHEDTTHIRRLRRVTGYLTGDYQTRFNAAKQAEVRDRVKHL; encoded by the coding sequence GTATGCCCGTAACTTCACCATGCCGCCACAGCTGGTACAGGCTACCCTGGATAATGTCGTCTATGTACATGACCTTGATCAGTACGCCATTGGAACCACGAACTGCATCTTCATTCCGTTTGAACGGCTTCTCCGTGAAGGCTTCAACACCGGCAACGGCAGCGTACGGCCTCCCAACTCGATTATGACGGCGATGTCACTGGTGGCGATTATTTTCCAGTCGCAGCAAAATGCGCAATACGGCGGCGTATCCGCCAACAAGCTGGATTATGATCTGGCCCCTTATGTGACCAAATCCTTCTCCAAGCTCTTCCGCAAAGGTCTGGAGTATTTCGAGGAGAATACAGAGGGTTCTGAGCTTGGGGAGATTACGATGAGCCGCAGCGATCTGGCTGAGCAGTATCCGCGTGCCTTCCGTTTCGCCCTGAAGGAGACGCAGAGCGAGACCCTGCAGGCCGCAGAGAGCATGGTACATAACCTGAATACGATGTCCAGCCGCTCCGGCGGCCAGATTCCTTTTACCAGCATCAATTACGGCACTTGCTCCTCACCAGAGGGCCAGCTTGTGATCAGTTCACTGCTGGCGGCCACGATGAACGGACTGGGCAGCGGGGAGACGCCGGTGTTCCCAATTCAGATCTTTAAATGTAAGCAAGGCGTCAACCAGCAGCCGGGCGATCCCAACTATGAGCTGTTCCTGAAGGCCGCGGAGTGCTCGGCGCGCAGATTGTATCCGAATTTCGCCAATCTGGACGCTCCGCTGAACATGCAATATTACGATCCGGCTGACCCGGATACCGAGTTCGCTACGATGGGCTGCCGGACCCGTGTGCTCGGCGACCGCTTTGGACGTAACCACTGCTCCGGCAAAGGTAATCTGTCCTTCAACACGCTCAATTTGGTGCGTCTTGGACTGGCCCACGGTACGGTAACCGGCCGCCGCCTGGCTGCTGACGAAAAAGGGTTCTTTGACGACCTCAATCACTACATGGATATTGCGCTCGACGGTCTGCTGCACCGTTTCCGTATTCAGGCTTCCCAGAAGGCCAAAGCCTCCGATTTCATGATGCGTGAAGGCGTCTGGGAAGGCGGCGAGCAGCTTGCCCCCGATGACAGCGTAGGCGAGCTGCTGAAGCACGGCAGTCTGTCGCTGGGCTTCATTGGAATGGCAGAATGCATGAAAGCTATGTACGGTAAGCACCACGGCGAAGATATGGAGATTCACGCCAAGGCTGTAGCCATCGTCCGCCACATGCGTGAATATTGCGACCGCAAGAGCGAGGAGCTTAATCTCAACATCACCTTGTTCGCAACGCCGGCCGAAGGTCTCTCCGGCAAGTTCACCAAGATCGACCGCAAGGTGCTCGGCTCTATCCCTGGGGTAACGGACCGTGAATACTATACGAACTCGTTCCACATTCCGGTCTATTATGAACTAAGCGCAGCTAAGAAGATCAGCCTGGAAGCTCCGTTCCATGAACATTGCAACGCCGGAGCGATCTCCTATGTCGAGCTGAACGGCAACGCCCGGAGCAACCCGTCAGCCTTCGTCAAAATCATCAAATACGCGCTGGAGCAGGACATCAGCTACTTCAGCATTAACCATCCGATTGACCGCTGCTCCGCCTGCGGCTATGAAGGGGTCATCGGCGCGAATTGTCCGACCTGCAATGCGCATGAAGATACCACCCATATCCGCCGTCTGCGCCGGGTTACAGGGTATCTGACCGGCGACTATCAGACCCGCTTCAATGCTGCCAAGCAAGCCGAAGTCCGGGACCGTGTTAAGCATCTATGA